TATGCAGGGACAGCTGGTGCAGCCTAAAGAAGAAGTGCTGGCCAATATCGTACTCACCAGGCCAACCACTGAAGGCATCGCTCTCAATGAGCATTTCAAATTCCTCAACGAAAGAAGGTTATTCGTGGGTATGACGGGCGCAGCCAGCCTGGTACAAACTGCCGATAAGGGATTCAAGGTGGAGCCCATCCTCCGTACGGATTCCATCAAGCTCTATGCAGTGCCCGATACTTTCGCAACCTGGAATGAAAAAGAGACCATCGATTTCATGAACGATTCACCTCGTGTGAACAATGCAATAGGTGAAGTAGTGAAACAGCATATTACTGCAATGGCTGCGTCCAGGAAAGTGGGAGCCAAGGAGCAGCGAGTTATCATCCTCGGAGATGCAGACTGCATCAGCAACGGAGGCATGCGTCCGCAGACAAGAAGGTTCCAGACTTCCAACTTCACGCTCATTCCCGGAATGTTCAACTGGTTGTCTTACGGCAATGTTCCTGTGGATGTGAGCAGGCCGCCTTCTCCTGATAATGATATCGATCTTACAAAGAACGGCGCCAAGCGGATCAAGTATTCATTGATGTGGGTGATCCCGGGTATTGTTCTGGCGGCCAGCACCATCCTGCTGATCAGAAGAAAAAGGAAATAATTAAAAACGAAGTGCATGAGCCTCATCACCGATAAACAAACGCTCGACGATCTGAATATTTTCGGAAAGAGAGGAGCGAACGCGATCTACAATATTTTCAACCGCGCCTTCACCCGTGGGGGCGCGGAATTGCTGGAGGAAATTTTCCGCCGCCCGATCGCTGATATGGATGCCATCAACCAGCGCAGCGCTACCATCCGCTTCTTTGCATCATCATCAATCCCTTTCCCGTTCGAGAACGAATGGTTCGATGCAGCGGAACATTACCTTCAGCAAACCGATAACAGGAGCATGCTCAGCGAGACCGAGAACACAATCGGCAGAAAATTCAACCAGCTGATCTCGGCAGATACTGAGCTGAAGGAAATTCAGAAAAGTGTGACAGCCCTTGTTCAAATCCTGCGTAAAACGGATGAGCTGTTGAAGGAGATCAACCCGAAAGCGGCCGGAACACCCTATGCTACTGAGTTGCAGCAGATACAGCAAATTATGCATGCACCTGAGCTGCAGCCTGCGCTGCAGGAATCCGCGCCGCAAAAACTGCCCTTCAACAAGCTGGCTGAATTCGACAAGCTGCTCCGTTTCAAACAGCGCAATAACCTGCTGAAATTGCTGGCGCATATCTATCAGCTGGATGTATACATGGCTGTTGCGCGTGTTGCGGTGGAAAAGAAATTCGCGTTCCCTGTGGCAAAGAAGAAAGAAGAGCAGATGGTTGTGCTGGAAGATTTCTATCATCCGGCACTTCAAAACCCGGTGGTGAACAGCCTTACCATTACACCACAGAGCAATATCCTTTTTCTCACCGGGGCCAATATGGCAGGCAAATCCACTTTCATGAAATCACTGGGAGTGGCCATGTTCCTGGCGCATATGGGATTTCCGGTACCTGCTTCACGCATGGAATTCTCTGTACGTGATGGAATATTCACTACCATCAATCTGCCGGATAACCTGGCGCAGGGCGCCAGCCATTTCTATGCGGAAGTGCTGCGCA
This portion of the Pseudobacter ginsenosidimutans genome encodes:
- a CDS encoding MutS-related protein, which produces MSLITDKQTLDDLNIFGKRGANAIYNIFNRAFTRGGAELLEEIFRRPIADMDAINQRSATIRFFASSSIPFPFENEWFDAAEHYLQQTDNRSMLSETENTIGRKFNQLISADTELKEIQKSVTALVQILRKTDELLKEINPKAAGTPYATELQQIQQIMHAPELQPALQESAPQKLPFNKLAEFDKLLRFKQRNNLLKLLAHIYQLDVYMAVARVAVEKKFAFPVAKKKEEQMVVLEDFYHPALQNPVVNSLTITPQSNILFLTGANMAGKSTFMKSLGVAMFLAHMGFPVPASRMEFSVRDGIFTTINLPDNLAQGASHFYAEVLRIKSVAAELSKDKYLFVIFDELFRGTNVKDAYEATVAITSAIARRKNCMFVVSTHIIEAGAVLREKCKNINFIYLPTLMEGNRPVYTHKLASGITSDRHGMVIIRNEGILDILTKKKAEATA